A segment of the Balaenoptera musculus isolate JJ_BM4_2016_0621 chromosome 9, mBalMus1.pri.v3, whole genome shotgun sequence genome:
TAACCTTCCCTCCTCTGACCTGTTCAAGTAGCAAGATGAAATAACTAATTTagtcaccaaaaaaaagaaagaaaaaaagttgtctTATCCCATTTTAACCACTAGTCATACTCTACTAAATCTCCATCTAATTAACCCAATTCATTAGAATGGCAAGGAACAGCAGATTCAAAGGTGCTGAGACAAAAATCAAAAGTCACCTATGTGACCAGCTCTAAAAGCAGAAGCCTTAGACTAACTTTAAGGATGCAAGAAACGGTGACTGAGGAAGAATCTAATTATTTAAGCAAATGTTTCTAGACTTGCAGCATTAAACCACCCACTCTGAAAGTACCAATCACCTTGAAAATAACTCAAAGGGAGGCAGAATCTCGtacctcattaaaaaaacaaaaaaaggccaCTGGGTCATACAGTTCAACCTCCACTTGACCACACCATACCAAGTGCTCAAACTCACTCCACAATTTTGTGCTTGAAAACCTCctgaaatagtaataattatcCCATTATTGAACTTGCTGATGGCTAACCACAGAGAAGCAATAGCAGAGACAATTAAATGAATTACAAACTACTGCTggattctctaaaaaaaaaaatattttcatgtgagTATGTAGTgctgaaaggagaaagaagagcagcCCCTGAAGAGGCTGAGGACAGCTAGTGGGTAATCAAGCAGGAGTGGCGAGGCTTCAGTAGACAATAAACAAAGGGAAAACTGACTGGAAAGGTGCTGTCCCACGAATAACGTCCCTGGAGCTTCCCCACATCTGTACTGAAAACTCCAGCAGGCCAGACACACAGGTTACAAGAGTAACTTCAGGTAAGTCTAACGCTTTCTCTGCAAACTTCTACAATGTGCCCTCTGTGGACCCTCAAGAGGAAGAAAGATGAGCTACCGGGGCAGGTGTGACCACTGGTATCATCTGTATCACAAAGCAGCAGTAACCGGGCTGCTAAAAGCAAACCTGGAACCTTTGAAACCTGAACCGAAAAGGCAGGAATGAGGCAACCAGCCGTCACTGAACTACATCAAAGCAAGGGAGGTGCAAACTACAGGGGACAAGAAAACAGAGCGTAAGTGAGAAAAGCACAGCACGCTGCTGCCCCTCAAGACTGTGCTCCGGGGAACTAAACAGAAGACCTCCATCCTGAGCGACTGTTACGATAACCCCGAGCATGGAGGAAACGAGAGCACACATGATGCGACAGCCCCGGCGGCGGGCTCACCCAGACAGTGGGCACCGGCAGTTTGTGGGGAGCTCAGTCTCCCGCTGCAAAGGCATTCAGGGCtacaggaagatttttttttttttttaaatcagaaagtaCAGGGACTAACAAATGACCAGACCTGTAACGTAAATTAAATGCTCTTGTTCCAAGTCACTCCTTCTGTGGGTGATACGACCAGGGCTGGACACAACACTCACCTCACCGCTCACGGCTGTTTCACAGCACACCGGACTCAAGGCTGCAGGAACGAACCTGACTGCTTCCAAGTACTCAGGGAACAAGCCCCGACGGCAAAAGCTCTCTATCCTATTTCATTAACATTCCTATTAACGGACGTGCAGAATAATGGCACTTCTCACAGGCGGGAACGGCGAACAGTGGCTGCGATGCTCCCCTCAAAAACACGTCACCAGAAGAGGTTCCCCTTCCACCTGCGCCCCCAAGTGGAGCGACCTGCTCACAACCGGGGCTGCACTAAACCCGCCCGTCCCAGGACATTCAGACGCGTAAAGCCGAGGTTCCAATGAAACGCGTCCTGGGACACTAACAACTGGGGGCCGGATGAGACTTCTCTTCGTTGACCTGGTGTCCCAAGGGGGCCACCGAGCCTGTTCTACCGAACGGTTCGTTCCACCCATCAATGAAAAATATCATCTCCAAGTCAGGGAACTGGCAGCTGTTCCTGCGAGCTTCTCACGTAGTAACAGAGAAACCACCTACCCTGACGGCAACAACGAAAGCAGACTTTCTGGTACTAGGGTTTCAGTTTGTGAAAGCAGATTCTGCACTGTGGTTTCCCGGCGTGTGGGGTGCCCACACCTCCTCCTCCGCAGGCTCTGCGAGCTAAGACGGCAGGCGCACGGAAGCCCCTTTCCTTGTCTTCCCTGGTCCAGCTGTCTTCCAATACTTACATTCAAGTTTGCAATGTCTTTTTTAACACCTTCTTCTAGCAGTTTCACACTGCTTAGTTCCAAAAGAAACTCGAGTGGGGCAGTATAAATACAATCAAACTCTTGTTTCATATTCCTCTGGCTGGAATTCTAGTTATCAATGGTTATCGTGACAGATTATACtgattgaaaaacaaaagaaacacctTTATATTTGCCCACACCTGTATCATTCCATGACTTTACTGTGCATATTATCTTTAAATGAGCTGGCATCAAACATAACCTAGAAAACAACAACATATTCTGAAGaatggaaaactggacagccgtTTCCTCCCTCACCGaagaaatgttcaataaattGCTAATCATTATTCAACACTGATAGGAAAATTTTCATACACACTCCAAATACACCAAAGAACACACGTAACTGATGTCCAGCATCGGCCTTAGTGACCAGACACAGCAGGAATGAAAGGACTCTGGGAGCCCAGGcacaaagtcacacacacacacacaggaggccTCGCCCCACTCAGGAAAGAATGCACCAAacacatttgcatttattttctttttttttttttaagcaaatgacAAAGACCCAGTTTACCAGCTTAACTTTTTAAACCTAAGCTTAACACATTACATATTTAAACAATTGTCAAAACTTACTAAGTTGCCAGCATTCATGCACAACTAGAAAACATCCTCAGTTTGTATTAAACCAGAAATGTATTACCATTAATGCATTAATATCTTTCACTACTAAATactcaaaaaaattcaaattactttTGTGGAAGATTCGCCCTGGCGATGTTAACTTCACAGCAGGCTGACACTACTGGCTCATGTTTCAAACACAATGGAAAAGCAGGTCCGTGCTGGTGTTAGTGTACGCAAGAGTCACGGCCACCTTGGATTACGtttaataaaaaagcaaagtgcatACAGAGATTTACaacaattttaaagacaaaaaaaaaaaatggtcctatCATGTGGTcccaacaataaactcaaaagtCTATGACAAGTAGGGCTCCAATGAGCTGTGTATAAATACTTTAGATTAAGTACAGTTATACGGAAAGTCGAGTTCGTGTGaaatcttcaaaaaaatgttCCTGTCAATCCTCCCACGGCGCGCGCCAGAGGGAACGCTCTGCTGCGCACGTGCGGCGAGCTACTTGTTATCCAAGCGCAGCAGCTGCTCCTTACCATTTATCGTCAAGGACTTCAGCTGGCCGTCTTCTTCGACTTCCACTCTCTCTTGACCATTCTCGACAatcctggtggggggggggggaataagAGGCATTTTAACATCTTGTTATCAAATAAGTAAacatatatgtgaatatacatgcatatttttaCAGGACTTGCCACAGATATACGTGCAATTACTAATTTTGTGGCTGAAGCCAACCTGCTGAGGACAGACGTTTCTTAAAATCTgacactgggggcttccctggtggcgcagtggttgagaatctgcctgctaatgcaggggacccgtgttcgagccctggtctgggaggatcccacatgccgcggagcagctgggcccgtgagccacaactactgagcctgcgcgtctggagcctgtgctccgcaacaagagaggccgcgatagtgacaggcccgcgcaccgcgatgaagagtggcccccgcttgccacaactagagaaagccttcgcacagaaatgaagacccaacacagccaaaaataaaattaattaattaatcaattaaaaaaaaaaagctgtctctcaaatttaaaaaaaaaaaaaaatctgacactGGACACGGGCACAGGCACTAGCAGTCAGAACGGTCACGGTTTCACTATGAACGGTTTCCATTTTACCATTCCAACACACTATTACCCATGAACATGGCTCTAAATAAAGGTGATGTCTAATATATAACACTGAGCAAAAATTCAGAAGGAAAAGCTCTAAATCGGAGATTAAGATTCTCATGGTACCAGACAGACTTAACATACAACCCATATGTCACACACTGGAGGGTGTGCAAAGAAAATGTGGCACCAATGAAACACCACACCTACTTATTCGAAATATGAACTAGAGAAGATCACAGTACCTCTTTGTAGTGATTTTTCTGCCATTAACCACTTTAGTAGAAGTTGATATAGATTTGTAGTTGCCCATCCCACCGCCACCAAATGCCGTGGAAGAGAATGAAGTGAGGCCCCCGTGACCTAGTGAACCAAAGGAAGTGAATCCTgtaggaaaacaggaaagaaagattAGAGACTAGTACGTCCACTGTTGATTTAATGCACACATTTTCATCAGAGCCACAGGGCAGGAGGAACCCCCCCGTTTACAAAGGGttctgctgggcttccctgcaCTTCACCCTACTGAAGGGGAGCAACTTGATGCCATGCATCTCACAGGAATGGAGCAAATTTCCCGCCACAGATGGGCAAACCCAACTTGCTTCTGACTTGCTCCCTGTAATTGTGACCACAGGgaataaaaatctgaattattaaaaagttgaaataaCTTTAGAAAGAATaccacaaagaattatctggaaTAGCACGGGTCTGCAGTTCACGGACTAATTCTCAATTACATGGTGATCGACTACGGACACTGACTTCCACAGCCACACCAAAGCAAGCCAACTTCGACGTTGAGACTGCTTGCTTGTTGAAGAACTTACCTACCTGTCCCACTCCAAAAGGTCCACATCACAGCACACGTCCCACACTCCCTAACAACTCTTCCTGAGGATCCTTAAAGGTAAGGACTGCGTCCCGTCCCACACACATTTCTTAAATGAAGTACTGTTGTGGTATTTTTAACCAGCTCTATTTTACTCTCCCTTACACTTGAGCACATCACATGGCCTCTAACGAAAGGATGTGCTGGACGGAAGTGCACCGACACCTGCCCTGTGTAACCAAGTCCAGCCAGCATTTGAGGAGAAGGGCCCTCGCAGGTGCGCTGTGTGGGGACCTGTACAAGGAGCACAGCCAGTGCTCACCCCAGAGCATTTAAACAAAACTGAGCACCAGAAACACGGCAGCTCCTCTGTTAAGAGGAACTGGGCAAGCTTCAAAGAAAAGCTACGGTTACAATTCTTCAGGTGAAACACAGGGTTGCATCAGGCCGTGTGCACGTGACTGCAGCTGGTGGACGGCCTCTACATCAACAGCTAAGCTCCGTGCGGCAGGGCGAACGCAAGTGACCACACCTCACCTGGGGACTCAGCTTGGCTCTGGTCACACACAGACCTCATTAAAGCCCCACCTCCTGACCCCATCAACCTGGACTCTCCTAAGATACTGGAATTTTTTTAACTGCTGAGGTTCGATAAAAAAGGATTTAGTGAGATTGTCTAAGTGGGTTATCTCACAGTTATTTATCTCAAAACACCTTACTCCTTCTAACCAGCAATTTCATTAAATGCTGGCCGCCTTTAACAGTTAAGATCAGAAGTAGGTTTTCAAGTATAACATTCTTGGGAAGATTAGGGAAAAAATGTAGGTTACTAAGCACAGATTTGTTTAGTTAGTACCtgtatcaaaagaagaaaatccccCTCCAAAAGAGGGAAATCCACTGAAAGCGGAGAAAAACGACCCCGTGCCTCGGTTCCGGCTTCCGCGGGGGCCCCTTCGATTCCCAAAGAAGTCCTCAAACGGGTCttctaaaaacaaacagaagtgcTTTGTGAAATCTTGATTCAATTTTGCTTTTTCACAGGAGAGCTTCAATAAGGGTTAATGCTTTATGATACACTGTTCCATTAGGAACAAAAAACTTACCAAGAAATTACAACAATGTAGCCTATCAACAGAGCAGCCAAAAGTCCATCTAACCAGCACTTTTACTTACTTGTTTAATGCAACTAAAGCTAGAATACATCGgggatttaaaacaaacaaaaaaacacaacactatatataaatataacactCAAGGTCATTAATCTGCACTACAGACTTGGACAGAGAGCTGTTTTAACACAGCTTTTTACTGAAAGTTCTGGTAGACACTGTCCCAGCTGACACCATTTAAAAGGTCAGGATGATTTCACACCTAAGTAGTCATACTGCATGGAGTCTGGGCTGCCTTCTCCAAAGTCattcaggaataaaaacaaaaatggattcTTCTAACGTATTTACTTATAACGCAAGAGAATGCTGTAGCAAAGTGAGGCAAAATTTAACAGCTGGTGATTCTGGGCCAAGTGCTAAGGAATCCCTTTTACTTTTCTGTAAGCCTGacatctcaaaaaaattttagaaaggatTAGCTGAAGTCAAATCTGAATAAATGTTAATTGGCAGACACTACATTATACTTTAATAGAAAATTACTAACGTGAATAGGCATCATATTACTACCGGAGATACCAAAATGctcctgaaaataaaaataagattagcCTTGACAGTTCAGGGGCTTTTTTTGGTTATTATCATCAATCAGTGAGCACCTACTGAAAACATGAATTATacaaacttcttaaaaaattcactgggctttcctggtggcacagtggttgagagtctgcctgccggtgcaggggacatgggttcgagccttggtctgggaagatcccacatgccgcggagcaactgggcccgtgagccacaattactgagcctgcgcgtctggagcctctgctccgcaacaagagaggccgcgacagtgagaggcccgcgcaccgcgatgaagagtggcccccgctcgccgcaactggagaaagccctcgcacagaaacaaagacccaacgcagctaaaaataaataaataaatttattaacaacaacaaaaaagtgtcCATTAAGAATGATagctaattttaaagaaaaaaagaaaaaaaagaaaaaagaaaaataaaaacaaggactCCTGATGGATGAGTAAGGTAGAAATGCATGtcggggaaagagaaaaaagcaaccCATGACACACAAACTACAGAATCAGCACGGCATATTTTTAAGACAAGGCAAGGGTGACCAAAGCAGGAAGTTAATGCATTTGAgtagtaaaatgaaaagaaaataaaagtaaatagaaaagttAACACACAGTGAGCACGAAACCAAGTAGAAATTGAGATTCATGGTGCACTCATGCTTACAGACAAACGTGACCTGAGCAGCATACTACACCCCCAGGGTAACTGGCAGTGACCTGAAAGGATGTGCGAGAGGTTACGTGCGCTGTTGGTCACAGACCCCGAGGAATGACCAAGGGCCAGGCAAGGCCAAGGCAGCTTAAGGAACGCTCAGAATGGGGGCGAGGAAAGGGGTGGCAAAACGACATGGCCGcactcgcctagagcccgcgctctgcaacaagagcagcccccgctcgccgcagctacagaaagcctgcactcagcaacgaagacccaacgcgcccaaaaataaataaaattcttttaaaaagcaaaaaagaaaaaaacctacaaggcCTCTCTTAAATAAGCAAGCTATGCAAAGTACACGAAAACAGGCCTGAAGAAGCAAACATTTAGAAAACCTGGTCACTGGTGGCCTGTCGAGAGATCTAGAAAGAAGGCAGTGCTAGAGGGAGGAGGAGTGAACGTGTCCGCACAGAGACCAGGTCCACCGCCCCACAGGGGACCCGAGCCCCCGGCAGTACTGGGCAAGGGCTGCTGCTGTGAACAAGGAAGCCCCAGGGCCTGCTGGTCTTGGCTTAATTCCCACTTCCACAGTAGACGCCACCGTTTTCAAACACaattttaagaaattcatttACCAGCTACCTTGTGAACAGGGCTTACAGTCCCATTATTACCATATTTAGAAGTGCAAGTAGAAAAATGAACCATAAACTTTATCTAGAGCTGGAgacattttgtaaatttcttcAGAGACTTTATCCTGTTCAAATAAAACACAAGCATTCTATTTACTAAGTCACCTTTTACCTTATTATTGTGGCCTACACACCTGCAGTGACACACTCTCTATAGATCCGATCTACAAGATGGCAGATAATTCACATTCTTATGTTACAACCACCCACGTTAAGACACAGAAACATAATGCAACAAGTACAGTTTAAGCTCCCAGCGCAGTAATTTTCTCTTTCAAGGAGTAGCCGTTAAGAAGACTCTACAGGGCCAGCTTCAGATTCTCACGACCCATATACGAATTCCTAAACGATGTGTTGTTGTGCACgctctaaaagtttattttacacTGAATCATGTTGTTTGTGTCCTTCTGCAGTGTTCCTTTTGTTACTGCTGTAACAATTAGTTATGTTACAATTTAAGGTTCATACAGCAACTAAATCTTTAAAGGTTGTTCACAGGGCTTTTGAGACCAACTTAAACCAGTGTCCATGTGATACCACCGCTAAACAAACggttttaatttgtttacatGAAGCTAAATTAAGcctttcataattataaaatcaCCTTCTTCAGAAGCTACTTCAAAAGATGGTTGAGTAGTATGTTGTAAGAATAAGGCCAGCTAGCTTTTCAATTACATTTTCTTGtacttttgtattcttttatttttaaaatcttttatcttgcatatttttctattatacagCCTAAATATGACTTTCTACAATTCAAGTAGTCACCGAATTTTAACGTGTAATTTCAGATACTACAGTTAACCCTAAAAATGAAAAGTCTCATTTGTAACAGTCATGGTGACaccaaaaaacacattaaaaaaaaaagtcatgaccACAGCGATGTGTTGGTAACAGGCGCCACTGTGAGGTCAGGCAGGTCCCTATTAGGAGCTCCCCGTCACTGGCGGCTGCTGGTTTGCGGAGCACGGGTCATAGGCTTTTACGATCTTCAGCCCCCCAAgctaaatgcaatttttaaagacCCTTCAATCCAGCAATTCAATTCTACTTCAGGGAAATCAACTCATCAAACATGGAAATAACTTACTATACTAAAGGAGTCCAAAGCATTTATAGTGAAAACTGAAACTTACCTAATTTTCCAAAAGAGTAAATGAATGGAGAGCATGTTAAGTCCAAGTATTTGAATAGTCATCAAGTTTACGCTTTAGAAAAAGGCATaagagaacatatatatatacacacacacacacacacacacacacacacacacacatcccaactGTAGTATCTGAAAAATGTTGACAGTGGACTTTCAATTGGTGGTAAGACAAAGGTTGAttcccccctccttccttttATCTCATTTACGTTGTCCAATTTCTTACGTTGAGCCtgtgttatattattatttttgaggtTAAAAGGGGCAAATActgcatttactttagaaataaGTTTTAATAAGACATGTCAACATAACCAAATATTCTACCAAGTACTTTTTTACTTTCACTCCCCCAGGGATACAGAACCACACGGCCAGCCGAGGTGCCTGATGGGCAAAGGGAATATGGACCAGGTGGAAGAAGGAGGTAGTTACAAACAGCAGCTACGACCACAGGCTCTGTTACAGAAACAAGGGCTGGAACTGCCGGGTGTATTTCCTCCTAATTTCGTTATGAATACTTTGTGCATACATGTTATTCATAAATACTAAGCACAACtttgttttcttgcctcttttaccCCCttatcacatcacatcacatcaagTGCAGGCTTTGTATCACAGTGTTTCAGCTATAGGGCACCAAGGAGAAAGGTAAGTTCAAGGACCTGACCTCCTATTTGGGAGAAAGGTTAGCACATTCTCGATTACATGCAGGACAGCCATCGCGTTAGGCACGATTATGATCTTGCTATTGTCtctatttggaaattaagcatgGTTCAAGGAGATAACGAGTGTGGGTGCCGAGCTGGGAAGGAGTGGACGGCTTCTGTGTGTCAACCTGAAGGGGCCACAGCACCCAGCTATTGGGGGCGTCTCCAAGGGTGTTCTCGGGTGAGATGACCGCCCAGTGAGCAGAGCAGACTGGCCTCCCCAAGGTGGGTGGGCCCCATCCCATCAGCCAAAGGGCTGACTAGACCAGAAGGCCAACCCCCACCCCTCTAAACACAAGAGAATTCTCCTGCCTGATGGCTTCTGAACCGGAACACTGATGGCACTTCTAGCCTGATGGAGTCAAACTGGGGCATCAGCTCTGCAGATTTTCAAAGTGTCCATCTTCATAATCaaatgagccaattccttatactAAATTTCTTCAGAGAGAGATATAGAGATACACACCCTGTTGGATCTGTCTCTCTGGACTACCTAATAAAAGACTTTCTAAGTTCTGTATCCTTGGTCATTTTAGAAGAGTCTTTAGCCAGGCCTTTATCCTGTAACAATGCTGTGCTGTGAGATACAAACATTACAGGAAACAGGCACATACCTATCCTATGATTTAACTCTTTCTTTTCAGTGTCTTAGGCATCCTGGATCAAACACACCTCTACAACTTGGTAAGATCCTGCTCTTCTCTCAGAAGTACTAAACACAGTCCCTGAAGGTGACATTTGCAAAACACTAAACTGACCAACACCCTAAGTAACGATGTCAAACTTACGACAAAAAATACACTGCACTGAATGCTGTGAAAAAATTAAGCGCAAGATGGAACAAACGTTTACACGCATACATACACAGAGGAAGACTTAAGGAAAAAGCTAAGTGCAAAGACGTTGAGACCCATGCATTTCCTTAAATTTTACCAAAATTCAGTATCTGATAGAACAGTAACCACACCACAACAGTTGGCTGAAACCAACTCAAGCCAAATACTGAAGTCCACACCAAACGCCAACAGAAGCAAAGCCAAGTGCCATGATTATGAGCACTCCTCCCTCTGTCCTGAAGGAAACACTGCAGTGAACACAAAACCCAAGCAAGGGAGAGGCCTGCACTGGTGACTCAGGGCAGCCGCCGGTCCCTTCCCACGGCCACACGCCATCAAGTTCCCAGGCACACACAGAAAACCGCACAAAAAAGGAGACGCCGTAAACTCGAAAAAGCATCCTGGGCCTTTCAAACAAAGGAAAATCACACGGCGCTACTACCGTTTCAAAGCTCAACTACAGCAGCCCTTCGGAAGGGGAAACACTTGCAGTCCAAAGGCCAAGGGGAGCAGACAGACTTCAACGGGACTCTCCCAGCTAATCCCAACaccacaaacaaaaaccaaaacactccTTTCACGACAacttcaagttttaaaatgtttttttctcacatattcagaagtagaaaacaagatatttgaaaagaatctgaaacagaaaCGGGAGCAAATCAGAAACACAGCCATAGCGTGATAGAAGATTGGAGCCCTGGGGAGGATGGGTTTGGGACACCTCTCCGTGGCTGAACCGGCATCTGGTGGTGCCTGGCGCTAAACAGTAAGCAGATAATATATGCCAAATGAACATCACACTTTCAACTCTGCACACAACTATTTTGTTACAAAATGCAGTTTCTAGCTACATCACAGGTCTGGTAGGAGCACTGTAGTTTCTAATGATTACAGAACTCTGTCCAAGCCAAGGATCCCAAATACACACACTGGACCCAAATCGTCCCACTTCAGACGCCAGCAGAGGTCTGGGGCTCCCTGAGACTCTCTGTCCCTCAGAGTCTGTGAGGGTCAGTGTGTGGCCCGTCTCGCCagggtcccttctctctcttggtGCCACCCGTCCCCTCACAAACCACTAGGGAGCCACCCAGCCAGTGGCCTGCCCTCGCCCTGCACCTGAGGCCAGGGGAGCACCActccaggaggaagggaaggagagcaaGCCCTACACGGACTCGGGGAGCTCTGCCCTGGCTGGCGCCGGGAGCTCCATTAACACCCTCAAAACCAGCTCGCGGCAGGTGCTGGCTTCCCCGGGGGAGATGATCCGAACCTCGCGGCTGCTGCTCTCGTGGCCCAGAAAACCACCGAGCGCGACCTTCTCAGGAAACCCTCTCCCCTCccgctggggctgggctggggcggggTCTGGGTCAGAGGAACACGAGGCCCACCAGCACGGCACCCGCCCTCGCCCAGCTATCTTCACACGCCTGCTCCCCGTTCCGACAGAGGACTTCCCAAACACGGACAGAGCCACCCTCCGGTCCTCCTGGCCTCCTGgccccagcacccctcccccagcgTGGGGGCCCAGGGGCTCAACAGGGGCTTCGCAGTCGTTTTAAGTCTCGTggaaagtgtttttcttttaactcctTTAGCAGGAAACTTCACACGCTGTCTGGTATGGACCTGAAGCCTTACTCCTTGCCGCCTTTCCAATTCCTCGCGTGCAGGTCAGTGCAGGCGGAGCCTGGGCCCACGGGGACGGGGGCACGCTGGCCGCCGGGTCTCAGGCCCACCCGGGGGGGTCACCACCCGGGCCCTGCCTCTCCCAAGGGCCTCTCCCACTGCCGCAGGCTACACTCTCCCATGTCCGGCTTCTCTCGGCGTGTCTAACTTCAAAGGCTTCCCCTTTCAAAATGTGCTGCTCCTAAACCGCAGAACAAGTCTTCACACGTTATAGGGTGAACGGGGCCCCCATCGATGCGGCCTTCCTAACCCCCAGGCCAGTGACCGTGACCTCATGTGGGAAGTAGGGCCTCTGCAGACGATCCAGTTACAAGGAGCTCTCTCGGGTGGCCCTGATGCCATGtcactagtgtccttataaaaagggacaTCTGGACATGCAGAGGGAACACGACGTGAAGACACAGAAAGAACCATCTGAGGCCACCAgaagaggcctggggagggacCCAGGCAGGCCGCACCCTGTCTCAGGCTCCAACCTCGGGGTCTACTGTTCCCGCCGCTTGGACACTAGCACAGGCGCTGCCTCGGGCTGTGACACGGCTTCCGCGTGGAGGGTGGCCTGCAGGGCGTCCCAGGCCCCTGCGCATCTCCACTCACCTCCACAACGGCCGCGGGGAGCTGCCCAAGGACCGTCGGGCACTGGCAGCAGGAAGTCTTTATTCCAGACACACCGTGGGCAGGGAGTCAGCGCCCTGCTCACCGCACCGCGTCCTCACACCCCTCGGGCCCCCGGGGGCCCGTCCTCACTGGAGG
Coding sequences within it:
- the DNAJB6 gene encoding dnaJ homolog subfamily B member 6 isoform X2, whose protein sequence is MVDYYEVLGVHRHASAEDIKKAYRKLALKWHPDKNPENKEEAERKFKQVAEAYEVLSDAKKRDIYDKYGKEGLNSGGGGGSHFDSACGFGFTFRNPDDVFREFFGGRDPFSFDFFEDPFEDFFGNRRGPRGSRNRGTGSFFSAFSGFPSFGGGFSSFDTGFTSFGSLGHGGLTSFSSTAFGGGGMGNYKSISTSTKVVNGRKITTKRIVENGQERVEVEEDGQLKSLTINGKEQLLRLDNK